In the Lysinibacillus sp. PLM2 genome, one interval contains:
- a CDS encoding sugar ABC transporter permease, producing MTKHSYVTTFINGVLKIILLFIFLVPFLWMISTSLQTLEETLTVPPTLIPESLQWGNFLEALSSGPFGTYFRNSIIVTFSIMLIQLIIMIPAAYAFAKYDFFGKKFLFSCILIAFMIPGQVTFIPVYLMMADWDLIYTLWPQILPFMTNAFGIFLLRQYIMQIPDELLDAARLDNSSEWKIIWKIVVPMAKPALATIMLFSFVSHWNDYFWPLIMTNTEEVRPLTIGISMLREVEGIANWHIIMAGNVILVVPILLAYIFSAKYILRAFVYSGIK from the coding sequence ATGACAAAGCATTCTTATGTAACAACATTTATCAATGGTGTATTAAAAATCATCTTATTATTTATTTTTTTAGTGCCCTTTTTATGGATGATTTCAACGTCACTTCAAACATTAGAAGAAACTTTAACCGTACCCCCAACGCTTATTCCCGAATCTTTACAATGGGGTAACTTTTTAGAAGCCTTGAGTTCAGGTCCTTTTGGAACCTATTTTAGAAATTCGATTATTGTAACTTTTTCAATAATGCTTATTCAGTTAATTATTATGATTCCAGCAGCTTATGCATTTGCTAAATACGACTTTTTTGGTAAGAAATTTTTGTTTAGCTGCATATTGATTGCTTTCATGATTCCAGGTCAGGTTACTTTTATTCCGGTTTATTTAATGATGGCAGATTGGGATTTAATCTACACTTTATGGCCACAGATTTTACCCTTTATGACAAATGCATTTGGTATTTTCCTGTTGCGCCAATATATTATGCAAATTCCAGATGAATTATTAGATGCTGCAAGATTAGATAACAGTAGTGAGTGGAAAATCATCTGGAAAATCGTTGTACCAATGGCGAAACCAGCGTTAGCTACCATCATGTTATTTAGCTTTGTTTCACACTGGAATGATTACTTCTGGCCATTGATAATGACAAACACAGAAGAAGTAAGACCTTTAACAATCGGTATTAGTATGTTGCGAGAAGTAGAGGGCATTGCTAATTGGCATATTATAATGGCTGGTAATGTAATACTCGTTGTACCAATCTTACTCGCATACATCTTCAGTGCAAAATATATTCTAAGAGCATTTGTTTATTCTGGTATTAAATAA
- a CDS encoding ABC transporter substrate-binding protein, with protein sequence MKKWLVSIFMIISLISILVACSNNNEGTSGEKNDNENSSDGPVTVNFWHTMTGKNGELIQEMVDRFNSSQTEVEVVATYQGGYDELTTKLQQAIASNTAPDVAVIERAYVEMFAESEVLADLSGFLESSSVISEEDFVEGLMGHSYFNDQLLALPIYRSTPILHVNKTLLEEVGAEVPTNWVELKEVANKLVVKNGDTIERYGLTMPYDTWYPIAMISQSGGQFFNEDKTSVGFVDNGIGQEVFEYLTDLQSTGALYYPPQTDSGSIANQMFIEGKVGLLFQSTGTIGNLQDNVDFDYVTAFLPQNDQYSTPTGGGNFAMLGGSQNKEAAWKFMEWVVSDAGGAQQYVIETGYLPFTTKMAESPEIQELWAAEPNRKVAFEQLQYAEDTNKSTKWPTVMHEFFAAIEAIMYDGEDIKSTLETFKTAAELNLN encoded by the coding sequence ATGAAAAAATGGTTGGTTTCTATATTCATGATAATAAGTTTGATTAGTATTTTAGTTGCTTGTTCAAATAATAATGAAGGGACTAGTGGAGAAAAAAATGACAATGAAAATTCAAGTGATGGACCTGTAACCGTAAATTTTTGGCATACGATGACAGGAAAAAATGGTGAACTTATTCAAGAAATGGTGGATCGTTTCAATTCAAGTCAGACAGAAGTTGAAGTCGTCGCTACATATCAAGGTGGCTACGATGAATTAACAACAAAGTTACAACAAGCTATTGCTTCAAACACTGCTCCAGATGTGGCGGTCATTGAACGTGCTTATGTTGAAATGTTTGCTGAGTCAGAAGTATTAGCTGATTTAAGTGGATTTTTAGAATCTTCATCTGTTATTAGTGAAGAAGATTTTGTTGAAGGTTTAATGGGCCATTCATACTTTAATGATCAATTATTAGCTCTACCAATCTATCGCTCTACACCTATCTTACATGTAAATAAAACGTTATTAGAAGAAGTTGGCGCAGAAGTACCTACAAATTGGGTTGAGTTAAAAGAAGTAGCAAATAAACTTGTAGTAAAAAATGGCGATACAATAGAACGTTACGGCTTAACAATGCCTTACGACACATGGTACCCAATCGCAATGATTAGTCAATCAGGCGGTCAATTTTTCAATGAAGACAAAACATCTGTTGGTTTTGTAGATAATGGTATTGGACAAGAGGTATTCGAATATTTAACAGATTTACAATCAACGGGAGCTCTTTACTATCCACCACAAACTGATTCAGGAAGTATTGCAAATCAAATGTTCATTGAAGGGAAAGTAGGTTTATTGTTCCAATCTACAGGAACAATTGGAAATTTACAGGACAATGTTGACTTTGATTATGTAACAGCATTCTTACCTCAAAATGATCAATACTCAACACCTACTGGCGGCGGAAACTTTGCAATGTTAGGTGGATCTCAAAATAAAGAAGCTGCTTGGAAATTCATGGAATGGGTCGTATCTGATGCAGGAGGAGCCCAACAATATGTGATCGAAACAGGCTACCTACCTTTTACTACAAAAATGGCTGAATCACCAGAAATCCAAGAATTATGGGCTGCTGAACCAAACCGAAAAGTAGCTTTCGAGCAATTACAATATGCGGAAGATACGAATAAATCAACGAAATGGCCAACAGTCATGCACGAATTTTTTGCTGCTATCGAAGCGATTATGTATGACGGAGAGGATATAAAATCGACTCTAGAAACATTTAAAACAGCTGCAGAGTTAAATTTAAATTAA